The genomic segment atcacaaattgcatgaagtataaacatacccgaatatcttgccataagaggttcttgtcgacctctaggacgtcatcccaacatgcatgaaggatagagacatgactttttgctaacttacccagataactcctaaacttatcagcatttggccctgatggatgacctgatctggggtcaATGTTAACATGTCTCCTCTGACCATCCACACGTCCGGATGTCACATCTGCCACTCGGGTGACGCCTCGACCACGTCTAGTCTTTCccgatcctgagtctgaggccgacatacctgaaaaattatacatggttagtaataattcaattatgatgaacatacatataaagtcaataaaaaacaaaaatatcaacctattaagatattgttttttcccaaatcccttcattgtgatcactacgaattaCCTGGATgacatcggcaacgtcatcaactgaGTCTTCAGTGGGTCTAGATGCAatagatgttgtctcaagtatatcaagagaatcgtcatcatcatgtccatgaatgttttttccttctaaaaccactgaccatttgttattcgctggatcatttacgtagaatatttgtcttgcttgactagccatgataaatggttcatcagtgtaattcatcttgttcaagtctaccaatgtgaaaccaaggtcatctgtcatgacaccagaatttatatcaacccatttacacttgaaaactgggactctaaaagtgacgtaatcaacttcccatatttcttgtattattccaaaataacttatggatgctgtgattggatttttgtctttagaactagcaaagtgcacagcctcagcttgtagtgtgacgccactattttgaactctgcttttgtcatcttctacctttgtctgaaaagaaatattgtttatatagtacccaccatatgtaatgacatctgtgttcggcccacgagataacctcaataaagtttcagaaacatgtggagtcgcataaatctttttcttaaaccattgtaagaaggttttcacatgttcattaagatgccatttttcactcatttttgggtttgctgcctttatttcattaacgtggtcagaaatgtaaggaatcacatcaacaatgttgtttaagacgtacaaatgagcttggtcaatttcttttctgctaacactttgaattctcacacctcgaacacccttaccttcacattttccttcatgtctgctcttgggaagacccacgggttcacaagatggcatataacttgaaaaaaattcaatggcttcttctgcaacgtatcgctctatgattgaagcttctggtctatactgattcttgacatatccctttaagatcttcatgtatctttcaactgggtacatccaccttaagaagaccggcccacatattcgaatttctctgactagatgaacaatcaaatgtaccatgatgtcaaaaaaggaaggtggaaaatacatctccaattgacatagtagtcttattccctcattttccaattcatctaaacctcgagggtcaacaacttttttgcaaatggcattaaagaaaaactcggacgtgtcagaatacccctaacagaaggaggtaatCTGTCTCGAATAACaacaggtaacaattgttgcatcaacacatgacaatcgtgagactttaaaccaactagctttaagtcttgcatagacacaaggttactaatatttgaagaataaccttgtggaaccttcacacttcttaaacagttacaaaaactttatttttcttttttagaaagtgtgtgacatgctgggggcagataggtgcgtcttcctattatctgtggatgtaactcagatcggattcccatgtcagccaaatcttgtcgtgcttttattccgtctttgctcttccctttgacgtttaataacgttccgatgacactgtcacaaacatttttttcaacgtgcatcacatcaatacaatgtctaacatcaagttcaaaccaatatggaagcttaaaaaatattgatcgtttcttccaaatgttttttgcagAGGTAGTTTTacgatgttttccaaacacaatgtcaatgtttttgacttcgttgtacacctcttcaccattccggggtctgcacacaacctcatcctcaacacttccattaaatgcttttttcaatctacgataaggatgattacgaggaaggaattttcgatgtcttgtatataccgtcttctgaccatgcttcaactgaaggtaactagtgttttcttcacatatgggacatgcaaaatgacctttaacactataaccgctcaagtttccatacgctgggaaatcatttatagtgcaaaacaacattgcacgcaaacggaactgttcctgaacatgtgaatcaaacacgtcgaccccttcttcccacaacaatttcaaatcatcaattaaaggttgtAAGTacacatcaatgtcattttcaggttgtctaggacccgatatcatcatggacaacatcacatattttctcgtcatgcacaacaaaggagaaagattgtaaatcatcaacataactggccacgaactgtgtttgctacttaagtttccataaggattcataccatcagttgcaagtgcaagccttaagtttcttggatctgcaccaaattctgggaatttgtcatcaatctttttccattgtggtgaatcaacagggtgtcgaagaagattatcacacTTTCTTTCGTTagagtgccatttaaggttctttgcatcttcttttacagagaacatacgtttgaacctaggtattataggcaaataccacatcaccttagcaggtgcaccatcattaccttcattagcAGTGATtttgtcagatttctttttaaaacgggataaaccacatgttggacaatactttagcgaagcaaagtcctttgtgtacaaaacacaatcattaggacaagcatgtatcttttgatattcaagacccattggacataaaaattttttggcctcgtaattacgaatatgtagagtattattttctggaagcatctccttcaacaactccaacaactcggtgaaacttttatcggtccatccattccttgcttttaaactaaacaactttaaagttgcagacagacgtgtaaagttcgagcatcctgggaacaacggttgctctgaatcattaataagagaatcatacaaattagctcttccaaaattatcttcaccgacatcacgtatcatgtcctctaaatggtcactcatccattcttccacataatccgttccgcgtgacgtggtaggctggtccagtacttctccatgccaagtccaaacggtataagtcctcattatgccgtacatgaatagatggtcacgcacattgcctaagtcttgccgtatttgattaagacaacgaacacaaggacaaaaatatgtcccgttcacagacttagcattttgttcaacgtattgcaagaactccgaaacacccttatcatattcttcactgatgcgacgttcattcatccagctttgatccatactatgttcgtaaaatcatcagtataagttttttaactctcacaaggttaggccctacccattcaaaaaaattaattttcataatttgctaagacacgtgcaaagaagtctacatgataagattgataaaatttcggcagcatttcgcattggtatccgaaatacacgaaatgagagtagtcaacgatgaccacaatcaaatatgcatccggagaacaacacaaatattgaaccgaaattttatcaatcttatccataaactccaattgacatgttttgcaaattatgaaaattaattttcttaaactgtccaatcggacaattcaaaatttaatacaaacgattaaaagattaatcgtttgtgttaaatttcaaacgggaactaagtgtcactcaatgatttgatacttacattctaacatatcacaattataataacacaactaatacatacatattcaaaagccaataacacatgcataccttatagagtcaaaaacatgcatacacaaaaaccaataacatgcatacaaaaaacctTTATCAACGtacaagctaacctgaaaagttgattccaaatgaaagggagggaaatcgaggagggcacgacctaaaacgtaggctAAAAACAGTCGAAaaagccgcccaagaacacgcaccAAACTGCACTAAAACGCAccgaaaatgatttttaatcggttcaaatcaaagatatttcatcacatagcaatgtaatcggattgaaagtaaatttaaacggtccaaaacagagaaaacgcacctggaaagcaatgccgcagagagagttcgcggggaagacgatgaacagtgagcgtaactgctcgcgggttcgcgttttacTATAAAAACCAATAGACGTCCGGTACTAtggggccccgacgtttataatactatagacgtcggggctatcactaatatgacgtctatggggatttaaaattgatattcgcAGGGGATTTTAGACGTCCGTGGtggagggggtcggacgtctataatattatagacgtccgggccctcccacggacgtctaagaggctgaaGAAATGAACGATTCAACTTCCCTGtcagcctcttagacgtccgtggTGGAgggggtcagacgtctataatattatagacgtccgaccccctccacaacggacgtctacagtttcacttatttatggatatgccaccggtcaattatttacgttggggcttttgtggacggacgtctatggggtgacgttaaaggccaattctaCACTAGTGCTATAAATAAGATTGATATGAAATATCAGCCTTAATGTTAGACCAAAGATATTTACAATTCTTATTTTAGGTCATATATATCATTTACATCTTACCCAACTACaataaaaactaacaaattaattgaataaatatactaatatagatataaaaactaaaaagtatacttgcatattatttatataaaactatatgctacccaaattatttaattagttaaacTTAGTATATATAGGTTTAGgtttaaactatatatatgaccataaaataaataattaaatatactattatatataatgataaaatagtatGTTTAAAGTAACATTGATACAAAATAATAGGTTTAATATTAGACTAAATACGTTTGTAGATTCTTATTTTAAGtgataataaacaaataagcATGACTCATACGAAGTAATATTGTTGGCAGGTTAgtttgatgaaataaaaaagacaaaaatatatatttattaattaatgtaattaaagaaatatattaatatagatataaaattatataattgaaattatatgttattaatgaaaaagaatagGTTTAATTCGAATTAAAATGAATAGATAGTAGTAGATGGATAATGAAGAGATGTGAGTTTATTTTAAACCCATAAATAAATGCATTTCAAAAGTGATAAAAGATAACAGGAAAAAAAACGAAGAGTTTTGGACATAGCAGCACAATGATTGACCACTCTTAAAACACAAAGATATGTCTTATAATGAATAGTGAGTCAAAGATTATGTTTAATCCAAAAGCTAATTGTATTTATAGAGAATATATGTGCAAACCAATAAAGACTGTGagacttattaaaaaaataatttaagaaaggTTATgttatattaagaaatataagTCAGTGTTATTTTGCTGTACAACTGTTTATATTACAGCATGACAGATGTCCCTTGTAATTTGTATATAACAGACACGCGGGTTGTCATATTTGAATAATACAGTATCATTCATTCAGTATTCATTTTCTCTGTTCTCGTTCTCTATTCTTTATCTGTCACTTGGTGCACATCTTCTTTTGCTGGTCCAACAGAACTGGTATCCAGAGCTCAGGTTGAAGACTTGGGAGCTTTAGAAATCATCAAGGTTTGGCAGAGGCTTGGCGGAAAGGTGGTTGAagcaagaagaaaatcaagacTGTGTTTGTTGGTGAAAGATTGAAAGTGGGAAGCATGGCCGATAGTGACATCTCATAAGCTAATCTACCAATTCTCACGGAGAGAAATTGGAGTAGATGGAGTACTCAGATGAGGTTATTGTTCAGATACCAAGACGTGAATGAGGTGGTCGAAGGAGAGTTTCAAGAATTGCCGACAGGTGTCGCAGATGAAAGAAAGGTTGAGCAAAGAAAGAAGGATAATAAAGCATTGTTTCTAATCCACAAATGCGTGGATGATGCGCACTTCAAAAAAATCCAACATGCAAAGACAGCGAGAGAAGCATGGAGCATTCTTGTTAGATGTCATACTGGAGGGGAGAAAGTAAAGAAAGGGAGAAAGTAAAGAAGGTCAAGTTACTGACATTGAGAAGGCAGTATGAACTATTGCAGATGTTGGAGGGTGATAGAGTCAAAGAATATTTTGATAAAGTGGTTACCATAACCAATCAAATGAAGGGATGTGGGGAGGTCATCACGGATCTAATGGTGATTTGAAAAAATCATGAGATCCTTACCTCAGAGATTTGACTACATAGTTGTGGCTATAGAGGAGTCGAAAGAGCtggaaaagatgaaaatagaaGAGTTGCAAAGCTCTTTGGAAGCACATGAGATGAGGATGTTGAAGAGAAATCTTGTCAAAGATTGATGAACAAGCACTGAAGGTTCATCATGGAAAGAGTGATacaaagaagaaacaaaagaaatggaaagGGAAAAAAGGAAATTGGAAGGCGTGCAGACCAAAAGATGATCAAGAAGATGAGTCGAATGCAGTGGAGGGCAAAGGCAGATCtgaaaaatttcagaaaaagaaagataagagAAGCATTGAGTGCTTTAATTGTCATAAGTATGGACattatgcatatgaatgttATGCTAATAAAGGAAAACAGAAGGGGCAACAAGACAAGAAAGCTTATGTTGCTCAAGAAAATTCAGATTTTGAGCCTTTAACTCTGATGGTGACTACCACTGCTGAAGGTTCAAGCTCGCAGATTGAGTCCTAGTATCTTGATTCTAGGTGCTCAAACCACATGACCTGTCATAAGGAGTGGCTAATCAATTTTGATTCAACAAAGAGAAATAaggtaaaatttgtttataatagcACTCTAAAAGTGGAAGGAATATGGGATGTGGCAGTAAGAAGGAAGAATGGATCACATGTTGTGATCACTAATGTTCTATTTGTTCCTGACATGAAGTGTAACCTACTGAGTATTGGCCAATTGGTGGAGAAAGGGTTCACGACTGTGATGAGAAATCATGAAAGGATGGAACTGCTTGATGAGAACAAGAATTTAATCTTGAGATGCAAGATTTCAAAGAATAGGACATTTCAGATTAATATGAATGCAGTAGAAAACCTGTAGTGCATGAGTGctatgaagaaagatgaaggtTGGATTTGGCACCTAAGGTTTGGCCATTTGAATTTCAAAGACCTGAAGCACCTTGGTGAGAAAAACATGGTTTCTGAAATGTCGAGAATCACTATACCTGAGAGTGTATGTGAATCGTGTTTGGCTGGTAAACAAACCAGAAAACCATTCAAGTCACAAATGAGAACAAGAGCAAAAGATTGCTTGGAGGTGGTGCATTCTAACATATGCGGACCGTTTGAGGTATCCTCTTTGGCTGGAAACAGATACTTTATAACTTTTGTTGATCAATTCAGCAGAATGCTTTGGATATATGTGATCAAAGTAAAGAGTGATCCACTTGATGTCTTCATAAAGTTCAAAGCATATGCAAAAAGGGAGAGTGAAAAGCAATTGAAGATCCTTCGAACTGATGGGGAAGGTGAATATAATTCCAGTGCATTCGAGAACTATTGTCAAACATGTGGAATTACACATGATACCACTACACCATATACTCCTCAGCACAATGGGCTGGTAGAGAGGAGAAATAGGACAATCCTTAATATGGCCAGGAGCATGATTAAGGAGAAGGATTGCCATAAAATTTGTGGGGTGAAGCAGTGTCAACAGCTGCATACATTTTGAACAGATGTCCTACAAAGAGGTTGGAAGAGAAGGTGTCATGGGAGGTGTGGACAGGTGTTAAGCCAACTGTCAGCCGTCTAAAAGTTTTTGGATCATTAGCTTTTATGCACATATCGGATCAAAAATGAACCAAGCTACAGGATAAGAGTGAGGCAATGGTGTTTGTTGGCTATCACTCTACAGGAGCATATAAGCTTTATAATCCAATCACAGAGAAAATGATGTTAAGTAGGGATGTCGTGATGTTTGAGAAGGAAAGCTGGGACTGGAATAAAATGCAAACCAATCTGCTGAGAACAAAGGTGCATGACCTTGTTGATAGTATCACCTATGCAGAGACTGAAGAAGTTGCAGAGATCACTGATACGCCTCAACACACTGGAGTCCAGAGACAACAGAGGCAAAGGGTAATGCCTCACAGGTTTTCTgattttgaaacatattttgatGCACAAATTGATGAAGGGGGAGATCTTGTGCATATGGCCTTAATGGCTGGAGCAGAACTGTTGAATGAAACCGAAGCTATGAAGCAACCAATCTAGAGTAATAGGAGGAAATTAGATCCATAGAGAAGAATGGAACATGGAGATTGGTTGACCTTTCAACTGGAAAACAATGTATTGAGTTGAAATGGATTTTCAAGAAAAAGCTGAATCCTGATGGATCAATTTCGAAACACAAGGCGAGACTTGTGGCTAAGGGATTTCTTCAGAAGCAAGGGGTGAATTTCAACGAAGTATTTGCTCTAGTAGCACGGTTGGAGACCATAAGATTGGTGGTAGCAGTGGCCTGTGCAAGGGAGTGGTCATTGTTTCAGCTTAATGTTAAATCTGCATTTTTACATGGTACCCTTGATGAAGAAGTGTATGTTATGCAGCCACCTGGATTCattaagaagaagaaggaacacTAGGTATACAGACTGCAGTTCAAGCGGATTGACTCATTCTTAATCAATATGAAATTCAACAAATGTATAGTCGAGCATGGAGTTTATGTAAAGGAAGATTCAGAGGAAGATTTGGTTATTATTTGCCTATATGTAGATGATTTACTGGTCACAGGATCAAATCTAGAAAGCATAGATGAATTCAAGAGAGTCATGGAAGCTGAATTTGAGATGACTGATTTAGGAAGATTGAGCTACTTCCTAGGGATGAAATTCTTCTATACAGCCGCTGGATTGGTTTTGCATTAGAGGAAGTATGCAGGTGATTTACTGAAAAGATTTAACATGATGGAGTGAAATGTTGCAAAGAGTCCTATGGAAGCCAATCTGAAGTTGATGCAGGATGACTCAGAGAAGGATGCGGATGAAACAAAGTTCAAGCAAATCATGGGTTCATTACGTTTTCTGTGTAATAGTATACCAGATTTAGCTTTCTGCATGGAAGTGATCAGCAGGTTTATGAGCAAACCAAAAGAATCTCATATGCAGGCTGCAAAGAGGGTGCTACGGTATATCAAAAGCACAGTGGACTGGATTGTGGAGTGTTATTTCCTATTGGAAGAAAGAAAACTACAGAAGAGATAACAGGTTACACAGACTCATATTATGGAGGTGATCCGATTGAGAGAAAAAGCACTTCAGGTTATATCTGTTGGGTAAACTTTAAATGGACCCATTGCCACAAAGTGTTTTGTCTTATTGAAGATTATGCACCCCATTTGTAAAAGAAGTTAGGTATTGTGTTAGCATTATCATTACCCACTTAGTAGTGGAGAGTAGTGGAGATTAGTAGAGATGTTAGGTTATAAATATGGAGATATAGTCTTGTATGAAGTGTGACACACTTGTAGTGTGTGCACCGTGGGAGAATGGGCAGTAAGAAAGGAGAGAGTCTCCATGTTTGTGTATTGTGTACAAGAGAAAGTGTGTGAGCATGTGTACTGTGAAAGAGACAGAGAAGTGTATGTGTTTGTTTGAGTTGTGAGAGATTAATGTGTTGTGTTTGTATTTGTATGTTCTGGATAGTTTGTccagaaaatttatatttatataatgaagAGTATATTTCCCAGATAATACAAATTGGTATTATACCTCCCAGCTCGATTTCTtacaaattggtatcagagctacgAATGGAAGAGCAGCAGGTCCAGCAAGGGCGGTCCAGCAGAAGCTTGAGTAGCTCACGGACAGCCCAACTTCAGCTTGGTCCAGCTACCAGCAAAGAAAGGGGTAGAGACCCGTGGAGCTGGAAGGAGTATGAGGGAGAGCCGCCactgaagaaaagaaggagcTGGAGTGTCTCCTGCAGGAACCGGGGGAGACACTGGAAGTGGCGAAGGTGTTTCCGCAGGAGTTGGTGCCGAAGATGGAGAAGGCGAGCTAGCTGGTTCCGGGGCCGGAGTGGGCGACGGCGACGTAGCGAAAAGCTCCGAAGATTCTGCAACAAGATTCATGGTTTGCGAGAGAGATCCATGGTTTTTGGAAGCAAGCGGAAATTAATATGGAGGTGTGCCTGGTCCAGCAGTGACCTTGggggaagaaaaataaaaagagaattcACTTGGAGACACATGTGCTTCACGAAAAAAAAGAAGTGGCCCACTTTGGAGGAAAAGGACAAAGAGGTGGACAAAACATGGTGACATGGAAAGCAAAGCACCATGATTGATGTTTGGAGAATTCTTTCATTAAAGAATGAAGAGTGGTCACGTGAAGTCTAGCATTTGAAGGCcatcttgtatattttttattatttagtattatGGTGGTTGGAGTGAAAGCACATGATTTGCTTTGGAGAAGAATGAGGCACGGATCCCATTGTTGAATGGTGAGCACCTTGCTGCAACCAATTGCTTGAGAATGAAGAGGAGATTAAATGAGGAAGTAGAGGCCACACACGTTGGAAAAGCATGTTGAGGAGTGTGAGCTGCTTCACGGAGAAGTGAAGCGAACTGTGAAGGCCGGAAGAAGTGGAGGCGCTGATTTCATTTGAGGAGAGTGGTGTTCACGGCCTGGAAGGGAATTTTGCTGGTATCAAAGGGGGAGAGTTTTGAGTGTCCGGAAAAAGGATagtgaaaaaagagagagagtttGAGTATTcgaaaaaaaatagagagagtaAGAGATGACTAATCTTGTTAACAGTGTCCCTAATTCAGTTGAGAGAGTGTGTCAACTATGGTGATTGGAGTCTGCAGATGAAAGCTTTTGTTGGATCCCGGTGTTTGGGATGTTGTGGATTGTGGGAAACGAGAACCCACAGAGAAAGAAGAGCAAATCTGTGACCCATATTGTTGAGGTGAAAAGGACGCCTGTGAGGAGGAGTCCAGCGGTGAGAAGATAGCAAAGGAGGCATCTTCAAGAGACGCGTGTAGGGAACAACTGTGTTAGGCAAGAcgaagtttgaaaatttgaaggagAAAGTGGCAGATCAACTCGACAGAAATGGAGAGTCGCTGCCTGCCAGCCGAGTTGTGGAGAAGAGTTTGAAATCATGAACGGATGATTTCGAAAGTTTTGTGTGCGTCATCGAGGAGTGGAAGGACCTATCAAAGCTCTTGGG from the Vigna angularis cultivar LongXiaoDou No.4 chromosome 3, ASM1680809v1, whole genome shotgun sequence genome contains:
- the LOC108324424 gene encoding uncharacterized protein LOC108324424 yields the protein MRLLFRYQDVNEVVEGEFQELPTGVADERKVEQRKKDNKALFLIHKCVDDAHFKKIQHAKTAREAWSILMLEGDRVKEYFDKVVTITNQMKGCGEVITDLMIDEQALKVHHGKSDTKKKQKKWKGKKGNWKACRPKDDQEDESNAVEGKGRSEKFQKKKDKRSIECFNCHKYGHYAYECYANKGKQKGQQDKKAYVAQENSDFEPLTLMVTTTAEGSSSQIES